GGTCTAAATTGACCGAAACATTACCTTATATTTTGGATTGCACAATAAATATTTTCAATGTTTTCACTGCAAGTGGAGTGCcacgttatttttttttatctgtaaagCGGTTTGGGACCCTAACTGTGCACCCACATAATTAGAGAGTGCCGTAATAGGTCCCATCACACACATGGATGTATGTACAGGCAGGGCAAAAACCGTGACAGAAGTGGTCTTGTATCTATATCAAGGTATAGTAAGGTACATCATAAAGCCATAAACAGGTGTAAATAAATACAGGTGTAAATACTATGAAATAAAAACTATAACAATGTGATGACACAGAAGGTTGTGCTGGTATCATGAAGCAATGCCATAAAATCAACAACACTAATACCGGTCATGTCTAATGCCCTCACTCGGTGCATACGTGCCCCAACGTACGTTTTGTTCCACTAAGGCTTCATCAGGGGGCATAGGTATTTTATAGAAATGAAATTGTGACCTGAAATAGAGGTAGGAATTGACACGTGGGATTAAGACAGTTATTCCGCTTATACACAGATTATAAAACCATTACATAACTGAACCCTAGGACCTACAGTAAACATCCCCAAGGTCACTTGATAGAGAAGTTATATACATTCACGCTTACATAacaatgggaattttttttgtgcgttcACCTGCGGTCCCTGGGTGTTGACTGCAGGTCAACTCATTGCAGCTCCCTACACCTGACTGTAGGGTATAAAATGGAGAAGGAAAGGCTGTAGGTTACAGCAGAAGCCAACATGAAGCTCCTACTTCTTCTTCTGGTGTCTGGGCTCTGCTCGGCCCAATACAACTCAAACTTCAAATCTGGCAGAACCTCTATGGTCCACTTGTTCGAATGGCGATGGGTGGATATTGCTGCCGAATGTGAGAGGTTTCTGGGACCCAATGGATTTGGAGGAGTTCAGGTAAATTCATGCAAATCTTCAATACAGGAATTGACGGAAGGTTTGCACTCACAGTAGACTTTCATAAGCAACGTTAAGGCTAGATACAGCAGCAACTCTAAAATTATTTTAAGAACTTTTAGACAGCACCTTGATGTAGTAGAGAATGTGTGATTTACGATTTACAGAGAGGCATGggctatgtgtatgtatgtatgtatgtatatatatatatatatttgatacaggaatataggtgcactactgtggtagatgtatacaatgacattggctatccctcaacactgatgttaaaattgagacattcgccagtatatccatatatgaaggacataccagagcccgcaaggtttctcaaatggcacgggacctattgctaaacctacctgtgcgtgataagcaaaacaggggccagtgggcaattacggcagcatttggtcgactcacagcgtcctcccaggtaccctccagcgtggctaagcacacacatacaatgggaggagagaggcaagctgcaagccccacctaagttggctgatatagatgcatggcctcacaggtgctaccttcatgctgcctggaaaatgttccagGCGCATTacctatggagtttacacacctccaagtataaaatttaaacaacaataacaaaaaacgtggtctcaaacggCTGGAGGTGcttaaccccaaatgcagttgtgcgtttattctgggggagcatacatatatttgtgtgggtgtgtaaatatatatatatatatatatatatataaaattaaaatataactaataaaaaacaaataaaaattttattatataggtatatgtattttaattacatataacattttaaaataaaaaaaaattaaataagccaAGAAGCATCTATATGTACACacaaaatgtaaatataatacacacacatatatatatatatatatatatatatatatatttatttattttttcaaataacAATAGGTGGGGGTACTCTATCTATCTCACAGTGTATTGTCCGAGAAATTAGCCTAGAATGGTATCCTCTAACCACTGGAGAAAATGATAAAAAGCAGAAAAATTTGGCTGGTTCTCAAGAACTATATAGAAATGATgataagatgcaaaaaaaaaaaattaaaaaataataataataataattataataattaaataaaataaaaatcaaatgtataataaaatgaGAAGAGTGTGTGTGTTATTAAATGATAATGAGAAAGAATACCGTATGTAGTAAATATAGCTGTAATGAATTCCACTATTCTCTACAATTCATTACAGCTATATTTACTACATATTCTTTCCCATTATCATTTAATAACACACACACTTCtcattttattatacatttgatttttatttaatttaattattattataattactgtatttatcggcgtataacacgcactttttaggctaaaatttttagcctaaagtctatgtgcgtgttatacgccgataccgccccaggaaaggcagagaggccgtcgctgcccgcttctctccccctgtcttccctgggatctagagccctgctgccggcccttctcacccctggctatcggcgccgctgcccgttctgtccccctgactatcggtaccggcgccgatagtcagggggagagaaggggcagcggcacccattgccgacgccgctgccccgttgcctccccccatccccggtggcataattacctgggttgggtccgcgctgctgtaggcctccggcgtgcgtccccttcgtcgttgctatgcgctgcgcggcgcatgacgtcagtgatagccagggggtgagaagggccggcagcagggctctagaccccaggaaaggcagggagagagaagcgcgggcagcgacggcctctctccccctgcctttcctgggggtatatcggggtatacacacgcaccctcattttaccatggatatttgggtaacaaactttttttacccaaatatccttggtaaaatgagggtgcgtgttataggccggtgcgtggtataccccgacggtattttttttttttatttttttttttttgcatcttatcatcatttctatatagtccttgagaaccagccaaatttttctgctttttatcatataatatatatgtatatatatatatatatatatatatatatatatatatatatataaataaaaatatatatatacacacacatatatctttttttatattaGGTATATCTGAATTAgttatatttaattatatatatatatatatatatatatatatatatatatatatatatatataatagagggaTGCTACACTCCCAATTAGTgttgaaaaaaaaacttgtagtttattccatgatgcagATAACGTTTCCTCGAtccctcaccgccattttcaatatatatatatatgatttataaATATaggttataaaaaatattttttttttaattatatatgatataatatatatatatttttttattataattctaTTTTATAATACTATTTTACTTTACACTGTATTACCTTATACTATTTTATTGTTGGGTATAATGTATGGAGCCAACTTTAATGGCGGACAGCAGCCAGAATCATATAACTTACATCTATGTCTATGCAGAAGAATTGAAGCTTAGTATCAGAAGGATGGGAATCCCGATGCTATAAAGATATATGAAATACTCCAAAATTCCTCGAACCAGGGAAAAAACCAGGTCTCAATCGACCATGCAATTTAACAAATGATCCATGGttgcatatactatactgtaaTATGTAACGCGTTTCGGCTTTGTTACAACAGGCATAAAGATAGAGGaagaaattattaaaaaaaaaaaaaaatgtctctctCTCactatctatatcagtgtttcccgaccggggtgccttctgctgttgcaaaactacaactctgagcatgcccggacagccaaaggctgtccgggcatgctgggagttgtagttttgcaacagctgtagccaccctggttggaaaacactgatctgtttttTTGATCTATATTATAAGTAAACAGGTGAAAATTGCATTTATACCAGTCTTATGTCTATGTATAAAAATGTTAGGCAAAATTAGTAAATAGATTATTCTAAATTGGTTTATTGTTTGATTTACTATAAATATTTGTTTGATTTTTGTTACAGGTCTCTCCTCCCAATGAGAACTTGATCATTACCAGCCCCAACAGACCCTGGTGGGAAAGATACCAACCAGTCAGCTACAAGCTCTGCACCCGTTCCGGCAGTGATCAGCAGTTCAGGGACATGGTGACCAGATGTAACAATGTTGGGGTATGAGCATCTGaacatatatatagttttttgttTTAGTATTCTTTAAAAAGCCTTTATATCCCATGGCATGTATGGTACTGCGGTGTAAGCAAATAGCAGGAAATAGAAGTCTGATCAGCACCCCCGGGATTTAATCAGGGGGTGGCgattggttgtcatggcagcCCGAGGCCTGTACTAGGTATCAATGCCTGCCGTGTCTTGGCTATTAATACAGTTTTACCTATGGCAGGCTGTACCAATAGAGCACCGATCTTatagatcagtgtaatgcatatATAGcttatattcatctatatatatatataagtaatcAAATGATTACCTATTAAAGGACAATCTAGTGTACAAAATGtaccctcccctaaaaaaaaactaattcccccccccccttccttttcccattttcaaaataaaaaaagtgtacataattgtttttttttatttatttcttttgtatCATCACATGAAATTGTGCAAGCGATTTACTTTTTACATTCATGACCTATGgaggaaatgcaaaaaaaaaattccaaatgatttttggtcacatcacatcccagaatttttatttattaaaaatggtatcagtaattatatatatatatatatatatatatatatgtttttttcatcCCAGTGTGCCCCCTAAATGTAGCCATCCTGATAAAccctttaataaatcttcccagtGTATTACTAAATTCATTTGAAGGGAGTTGAACTATAAAGGTCCAAAACACctaagacctcccacaggtcaaCAGAACCAGAGTTCGAGCGCAACCAAAACCTATGATGAACTGTGAGTGgtccagtgttaaaggggtactccgcccctagacatcttatgccctatccaaaaggaaaggtgataagatgtctgattgcaacgcgatctccctgctgcacccagcattcgtttagagcgtcgggtgcagtaccggaggcttgtgacgtcacggccacgcctcctcaatgcaagtctatgggagggggtgtgacgacctcctcccatagacttgcattgaggggcatgcctgtcacatcacaagcctccaccccgcattgccagtcatccggcacagagtgaagtttgcttcgtgcactggatgtctgaggtgtcgcagctgagatcgtggggatccccagcTGCAGGATCAGACATCCTATTCTGTATTTTggaggtctaggggcagagtacctctaagTCTGTaatatgggtgcaaaaaagcTAAAATCAGCCTTCGGCTATCTTCACACGTCCTTTTCTTGAGTCTCATTTTGCTGAAATAATGGCCCAAAAGCAATAAAACTTATGTAATTTTTAGCCGTTTACTGCTCAAAACACGACCAAAGTGAACATGGTCTTAGTCTTACAGAATACAGAGTAGGAGcaggaataaataaaaatatgatcCTTTCCCCATAGAGTAGCTTTTGGAAAAATCCACATGGTACGGAACTGATACGTTATAGTGTCATTTACTTGGGGTTACCTTTTAGGTGTACATCTATGTGGATGCTATCATCAACCATATGTGTGGAGCGGGAGGAGGATCCGGCACACGTTCTACATGTGGAAGTTCCTACAATACTGGATCCAGAAGCTTCCCCGCAGTGCCATATTCCTCCCTGGATTTCAACGATGGCAAGTGTAAGACTGGAAGTGGTGACATTGAGAACTATGGTGATGCTTACCAGGTAATAGAACAACTTTTGGTTAAAAGGTGAACGAAAAAAGTGAAATgtgaaaagtttttattggttgtCATCTAAGTGCTGTCACCCCCACCGATCTGGAGAACAAGTGGGGAGTAGTGCGCTTGAGCACTACACTCCCTGGCTTGCAGTGATCTCCTTCCCATTTCCTTAGACTTATAACGGGGCCATCTAGTGTAGCTGGACAGAGATTGCAacaagccagggagtgaagctcTTCAGCGTGCCCTTTTCCTGGCTCGCCCCCAAAAGGTTGGTGGGGGTCTTTGTGCTGACTgaccaaaaaaacattttaacatgTCTAAACATAAAATTCCAAATATTCTCATCTGCAGGTAAGAGATTGCCGTCTTGTGAGCCTCCTGGACCTGGCACTGGAGAAGGACTATGTGCGTGGAAAGATTGCTGAGTATTTGAACAACCTCATCAGTATTGGTGTGGCCGGCTTCAGGCTCGATGCTTCTAAACACATGTGGCCCGGGGATATCAAGGCCATTACCAGCAGACTCAGCAACCTCAACACTAAGTGGTTCCCTAGTGGAGCTCGTCCTTTGATCTTCCAAGAGGTAAGAAGTGGAAACCAGCCCTAAAGCAGTCAAagtagtggaaaaaaaaacaaaaaaaaaaacatgcacaatgCATAAATGTAAACTTACATTGACAAGATTTTGATAAATGGTCAAAATCTTCTGATATATTCTGATAAATGGTCTATTTGTggcagagtacgcctttaaagctATCCATACTATTGGTTCATACACATACTTCACATGTATTACAAataggcaagggggggggggggggggataaatcaccttcagactcctctgttggTTGGTTATCATCCCAAGTACAAAAGGATTAGAGAGTTAAAATCTAATTTCCCAATCCTTATCTCCCCTTAATATCAGGAGAGAGGCCACTGTACACATTAGATCCGAGGTCCCCAACCCACCAACAATCTAGGATTGGacatttttcatgttttattccaatggagtaactgaagaaTGCCTGGAATGTttctgggccttgaggactgccTTAGATGACTGAACAGTCCAACCCCAACCAGTAGGTTTGGCGGACATTTGTCTAATGTCTAACTTAAAAGTACAGACATCTTTGCTAACTCAAAGTCAAGCCTGTCCAAAAAGGTTTTCTGTTCAATCTCAATGCGATATTATGTAGTTTGGAAACTATGACACCATCACAAACATAATATCCATATGTATGACAGGTTATTGATCTGGGAGGAGAAGCTATTTCAGCAAGTGAGTATTTCGGAAATGGACGGGTAACAGAATTCAAGTATGGAGCAAAACTTGGAGAGGTGATCCGCAAGTGGAATGGACAGAAGATGGCCTATCTGAGGTACATCCGAGGCAAATATTTAtacaccactatatatatatatatatatatatatatatatatatatatatatatattaaaaagagaGATCTTCACTTATATCTGATGTTTCTGTCATCCAGGAACTGGGGAGAAGGTTGGGGTTTTATGGCCAATGATAGATCCCTGGTGTTCGTAGACAATCACGACAACCAGAGAGGACATGGAGCTGGAGGAGCCTCTATTCTCACCTTCTTTGATGCTCGGTAAGACCTCGCTCAACCAAAACACAAACACAACATTATTACGACTATTATGCCATTGTGAAATTGTTCCCGTTTGTAATAATTTACAGCCTTTACAAAATGGGAGTCGGCTTCATGTTGGCTCATCCCTATGGATTTACCCGTGTCATGTCCAGTTATCGTTGGACAAGAAACTTTGTTAACGGAAAAGTAAGGAAAACATTCAGTTAAATATTATGCgcatttgtattaaaggggttttccaggaatagaaaaacagacctaatttctttcaaagaccgctccctgtctgtctccacattgggtgtgatattacaacttggctccattcacttcaatggaactgacctgcaggaccacacccaacctggagacagacagggagcggtctttgaaataaattatttgtgtttttgataGTTAAATAAagcctttatggtctattcacacttacagtattctgtgcagatttgatgcgcaggattttctgctgcagatttcaatatagactgaacacagcttgaaatcctgtgcatcaaatctgcgcaaaatactgtacatgtgaatagacaatTGACAAAAGAAACAAAGTGAATGTTCTAATCACTTCCCTATAGGACGTCAATGACTGGATTGGACCACCAATGAACTCTGATGGATCAACCAAAGCAGTCACCATTAATGCAGACAGCACTTGTGGCAACAACTGGGTGTGTGAGCACAGATGGCGCCAGATTAAGTGAGTACTAACATTCTACCGCTACATTGGGGGGTAGAACAATGTAATAACTACTCTACTACTCCTTGTATTTGTTGGAAATACAGTTCTCAGTCGTGTGCTTTTATCTTTACAGGAACATGGTTATTTTCCGTAATACAGTTAATGGACAAGGTTTGACCAACTGGTGGGACAATGGAGGAAACCAAGTCGCTTTTGGTCGTGGAAACAGAGGGTTCATCGTCTTCAACAACGAAGGCTTGTAAGTGTTTCTATGTGGGCAGTAATTtatgttttaattccctacataaAGGCTCCTGTTTGGAGCAAAATACCCCCCTCTTCCCAACACTGTAGGTCTTtttttctctctagatataggaaattaaaggagaactgtggtaatacatttttcatttcacCTGTGCCcatgctgcaaaaactaaaaaacaaaacaaaaaacttttactcaccttcctacattccgccgatatcggtgtcccggtcctccggtgctggtcttcttcctgc
The sequence above is a segment of the Hyla sarda isolate aHylSar1 chromosome 6, aHylSar1.hap1, whole genome shotgun sequence genome. Coding sequences within it:
- the LOC130275439 gene encoding pancreatic alpha-amylase-like isoform X1 is translated as MKLLLLLLVSGLCSAQYNSNFKSGRTSMVHLFEWRWVDIAAECERFLGPNGFGGVQVSPPNENLIITSPNRPWWERYQPVSYKLCTRSGSDQQFRDMVTRCNNVGVYIYVDAIINHMCGAGGGSGTRSTCGSSYNTGSRSFPAVPYSSLDFNDGKCKTGSGDIENYGDAYQVRDCRLVSLLDLALEKDYVRGKIAEYLNNLISIGVAGFRLDASKHMWPGDIKAITSRLSNLNTKWFPSGARPLIFQEVIDLGGEAISASEYFGNGRVTEFKYGAKLGEVIRKWNGQKMAYLRNWGEGWGFMANDRSLVFVDNHDNQRGHGAGGASILTFFDARLYKMGVGFMLAHPYGFTRVMSSYRWTRNFVNGKDVNDWIGPPMNSDGSTKAVTINADSTCGNNWVCEHRWRQIKNMVIFRNTVNGQGLTNWWDNGGNQVAFGRGNRGFIVFNNEGFNLDATLNTGLPAGTYCDVISGQKDGTRCTGTQITVSSTGSARFTISSSAADPFIAIHVNAKL
- the LOC130275439 gene encoding pancreatic alpha-amylase-like isoform X2; the encoded protein is MVTRCNNVGVYIYVDAIINHMCGAGGGSGTRSTCGSSYNTGSRSFPAVPYSSLDFNDGKCKTGSGDIENYGDAYQVRDCRLVSLLDLALEKDYVRGKIAEYLNNLISIGVAGFRLDASKHMWPGDIKAITSRLSNLNTKWFPSGARPLIFQEVIDLGGEAISASEYFGNGRVTEFKYGAKLGEVIRKWNGQKMAYLRNWGEGWGFMANDRSLVFVDNHDNQRGHGAGGASILTFFDARLYKMGVGFMLAHPYGFTRVMSSYRWTRNFVNGKDVNDWIGPPMNSDGSTKAVTINADSTCGNNWVCEHRWRQIKNMVIFRNTVNGQGLTNWWDNGGNQVAFGRGNRGFIVFNNEGFNLDATLNTGLPAGTYCDVISGQKDGTRCTGTQITVSSTGSARFTISSSAADPFIAIHVNAKL